From a region of the Zingiber officinale cultivar Zhangliang chromosome 4B, Zo_v1.1, whole genome shotgun sequence genome:
- the LOC121975627 gene encoding uncharacterized protein LOC121975627 isoform X1, whose amino-acid sequence MAAFYMASVSPSPSLLLRARPRRLPLLRPAAVARPTSLGCRDPRRVHRRLFNGIGACLLDQLAQMASGLGWRSFAASTRPQRGVSPVEQILKTVEWPEKFPFKDEDFSRFDESSDSLFYSEPRFVTHIDDMAIRALTKYYSEVFPPSNTPDVCLLDLCSSWVSHYPAGYRQDKIVGMGMNEKELERNPVLTEYIVQDLNVNPKLPFEDNTFDVITNVVSVDYLNKPIDVFREMQRVLKPGGLAIMSFSNRCFWTKAISIWTSTGDADHVWIVGAYFHYAGGFEPPVAVDISPNRGRSDPMYVVYSRKLSTA is encoded by the exons ATGGCCGCCTTCTACATGGCCTCCGTCTCTCCTTCGCCCTCGCTCCTCCTTAGGGCTCGTCCACGAAGGCTTCCCCTCCTTCGTCCTGCCGCCGTCGCTCGCCCTACGTCGCTTGGCTGCAGAGATCCCCGACGAGTGCATCGCCGCCTCTTCAACGGAATCGGTGCTTGTCTCCTCGACCAGTTGGCTCAGATGGCCTCTGGACTCGGCTGGCGCTCTTTCGCGGCATCGACTCGGCCTCAGCGAGGAGTTTCTCCCGTCGAGCAG ATTCTGAAGACTGTAGAGTGGCCGGAAAAATTTCCCTTCAAGGACGAGGATTTCAGCCGCTTCGATGA ATCTTCGGATTCTCTATTTTACTCAGAACCTCGTTTTGTGACGCACATTGATGATATGGCAATTCGTGCTCTTACCAAATACTACTCGGAAGTATTTCCTCCAAGTAACACACCGGATGTGTGTTTACTGGATTTATGTAGCAGCTGG GTTAGCCATTATCCTGCAGGCTACAGACAAGACAAAATTGTGGGGATGGGAATGAACGAGAAAGAACTTGAGCGAAACCCG GTTTTGACAGAATATATTGTGCAAGATCTAAATGTTAACCCTAAACTTCCATTTGAGGACAATACTTTCGATGTTATAACCAATGTG GTTAGTGTTGATTATTTGAACAAGCCAATTGATGTTTTCAGAGAAATGCAGCGGGTACTCAAACCAGGAGGGTTGGCTATAATGAG TTTTTCAAATAGATGCTTTTGGACAAAAGCCATCTCTATTTGGACATCAACTGGTGATGCTGACCATGTTTGGATTGTAGGTGCCTATTTTCATTATGCCGGAGGCTTTGAACCACCCGTG GCTGTAGACATATCTCCCAATCGTGGGCGTTCAGACCCAATGTATGTGGTATACTCCAGAAAGCTATCTACCGCTTGA
- the LOC121975627 gene encoding uncharacterized protein LOC121975627 isoform X3, which yields MAAFYMASVSPSPSLLLRARPRRLPLLRPAAVARPTSLGCRDPRRVHRRLFNGIGACLLDQLAQMASGLGWRSFAASTRPQRGVSPVEQILKTVEWPEKFPFKDEDFSRFDESSDSLFYSEPRFVTHIDDMAIRALTKYYSEVFPPSNTPDVCLLDLCSSWVSHYPAGYRQDKIVGMGMNEKELERNPVSVDYLNKPIDVFREMQRVLKPGGLAIMSFSNRCFWTKAISIWTSTGDADHVWIVGAYFHYAGGFEPPVAVDISPNRGRSDPMYVVYSRKLSTA from the exons ATGGCCGCCTTCTACATGGCCTCCGTCTCTCCTTCGCCCTCGCTCCTCCTTAGGGCTCGTCCACGAAGGCTTCCCCTCCTTCGTCCTGCCGCCGTCGCTCGCCCTACGTCGCTTGGCTGCAGAGATCCCCGACGAGTGCATCGCCGCCTCTTCAACGGAATCGGTGCTTGTCTCCTCGACCAGTTGGCTCAGATGGCCTCTGGACTCGGCTGGCGCTCTTTCGCGGCATCGACTCGGCCTCAGCGAGGAGTTTCTCCCGTCGAGCAG ATTCTGAAGACTGTAGAGTGGCCGGAAAAATTTCCCTTCAAGGACGAGGATTTCAGCCGCTTCGATGA ATCTTCGGATTCTCTATTTTACTCAGAACCTCGTTTTGTGACGCACATTGATGATATGGCAATTCGTGCTCTTACCAAATACTACTCGGAAGTATTTCCTCCAAGTAACACACCGGATGTGTGTTTACTGGATTTATGTAGCAGCTGG GTTAGCCATTATCCTGCAGGCTACAGACAAGACAAAATTGTGGGGATGGGAATGAACGAGAAAGAACTTGAGCGAAACCCG GTTAGTGTTGATTATTTGAACAAGCCAATTGATGTTTTCAGAGAAATGCAGCGGGTACTCAAACCAGGAGGGTTGGCTATAATGAG TTTTTCAAATAGATGCTTTTGGACAAAAGCCATCTCTATTTGGACATCAACTGGTGATGCTGACCATGTTTGGATTGTAGGTGCCTATTTTCATTATGCCGGAGGCTTTGAACCACCCGTG GCTGTAGACATATCTCCCAATCGTGGGCGTTCAGACCCAATGTATGTGGTATACTCCAGAAAGCTATCTACCGCTTGA
- the LOC121975627 gene encoding uncharacterized protein LOC121975627 isoform X2, translating into MAAFYMASVSPSPSLLLRARPRRLPLLRPAAVARPTSLGCRDPRRVHRRLFNGIGACLLDQLAQMASGLGWRSFAASTRPQRGVSPVEQTVEWPEKFPFKDEDFSRFDESSDSLFYSEPRFVTHIDDMAIRALTKYYSEVFPPSNTPDVCLLDLCSSWVSHYPAGYRQDKIVGMGMNEKELERNPVLTEYIVQDLNVNPKLPFEDNTFDVITNVVSVDYLNKPIDVFREMQRVLKPGGLAIMSFSNRCFWTKAISIWTSTGDADHVWIVGAYFHYAGGFEPPVAVDISPNRGRSDPMYVVYSRKLSTA; encoded by the exons ATGGCCGCCTTCTACATGGCCTCCGTCTCTCCTTCGCCCTCGCTCCTCCTTAGGGCTCGTCCACGAAGGCTTCCCCTCCTTCGTCCTGCCGCCGTCGCTCGCCCTACGTCGCTTGGCTGCAGAGATCCCCGACGAGTGCATCGCCGCCTCTTCAACGGAATCGGTGCTTGTCTCCTCGACCAGTTGGCTCAGATGGCCTCTGGACTCGGCTGGCGCTCTTTCGCGGCATCGACTCGGCCTCAGCGAGGAGTTTCTCCCGTCGAGCAG ACTGTAGAGTGGCCGGAAAAATTTCCCTTCAAGGACGAGGATTTCAGCCGCTTCGATGA ATCTTCGGATTCTCTATTTTACTCAGAACCTCGTTTTGTGACGCACATTGATGATATGGCAATTCGTGCTCTTACCAAATACTACTCGGAAGTATTTCCTCCAAGTAACACACCGGATGTGTGTTTACTGGATTTATGTAGCAGCTGG GTTAGCCATTATCCTGCAGGCTACAGACAAGACAAAATTGTGGGGATGGGAATGAACGAGAAAGAACTTGAGCGAAACCCG GTTTTGACAGAATATATTGTGCAAGATCTAAATGTTAACCCTAAACTTCCATTTGAGGACAATACTTTCGATGTTATAACCAATGTG GTTAGTGTTGATTATTTGAACAAGCCAATTGATGTTTTCAGAGAAATGCAGCGGGTACTCAAACCAGGAGGGTTGGCTATAATGAG TTTTTCAAATAGATGCTTTTGGACAAAAGCCATCTCTATTTGGACATCAACTGGTGATGCTGACCATGTTTGGATTGTAGGTGCCTATTTTCATTATGCCGGAGGCTTTGAACCACCCGTG GCTGTAGACATATCTCCCAATCGTGGGCGTTCAGACCCAATGTATGTGGTATACTCCAGAAAGCTATCTACCGCTTGA
- the LOC121978420 gene encoding pathogen-associated molecular patterns-induced protein A70-like — protein MREATANLAIPFAIPLCRLRNIHLTCAPLATHAQFADLKAPSSALPFPPLNNYRHSACLASSLFPPSGSCVDPRRKNDFTMAMEESWPSMIWSSVRSWFTPTVLFLLINLVIGTIVLTSSRRRRSHRRPHEDETAVAPHELPPLVRGPSAALERLRSLGLHRFRSGEFPFDTVAPIPESALPQPLARGPSALLDRLRSIGLNRFRSGEIPFDALPIPESDPPPAQTTDCITVRDDDDNVPDRKSRHYERIRSDSAGKEEAAGTKLAERMKKSASASSAFGRFEEAEIVRRPAASKGGRGSAVAEEEVEVDARADDFINRFRQQLQLQRLDSIMRYKDMLNRSK, from the coding sequence ATGCGTGAGGCCACTGCAAACCTAGCCATACCTTTCGCCATCCCCCTTTGTCGCTTGCGCAACATCCATCTCACATGTGCGCCACTCGCCACGCATGCTCAATTTGCTGATCTTAAAGCACCTTCCTCTGCGCTTCCCTTTCCTCCCCTCAATAATTACCGACACTCTGCCTGCCTGGCTTCTTCTCTCTTTCCCCCCTCCGGTAGCTGTGTTGATCCAAGACGGAAAAACGATTTCACGATGGCGATGGAGGAATCGTGGCCGTCCATGATATGGAGCTCCGTCCGCAGTTGGTTCACCCCAACCGTTCTGTTCCTCCTCATCAACCTCGTCATCGGCACCATCGTGCTCACCTCCAGCCGCCGCCGCCGAAGCCATCGCCGCCCACACGAGGACGAAACAGCCGTTGCGCCTCACGAACTCCCGCCTCTCGTTCGTGGCCCCTCCGCCGCCCTCGAGCGACTGCGCTCGCTGGGCCTCCACCGTTTCCGCTCCGGCGAGTTCCCCTTTGACACGGTGGCGCCCATCCCCGAGTCGGCCCTCCCGCAGCCGCTCGCCCGCGGGCCCTCCGCGCTCCTCGACCGTCTCCGGTCGATCGGACTCAACCGCTTCCGCTCGGGTGAGATCCCTTTCGATGCATTACCCATCCCCGAGTCCGATCCGCCTCCGGCGCAGACGACGGATTGTATTACGGTGCGAGACGACGACGATAACGTCCCCGATCGCAAAAGTCGCCACTACGAGCGGATTCGGTCGGACTCTGCAGGGAAAGAAGAAGCCGCTGGGACAAAGCTGGCGGAACGGATGAAGAAATCTGCGAGCGCCAGCTCGGCGTTCGGTCGATTCGAGGAGGCCGAGATCGTTCGACGGCCAGCGGCCTCGAAGGGCGGGCGGGGCTCGGCGGtggcggaggaagaggtggaggtAGATGCGAGGGCGGACGATTTCATTAACCGGTTCCGGCAACAGCTCCAACTGCAACGGCTGGATTCCATCATGAGGTACAAGGATATGCTCAATCGTagcaaatga